One window from the genome of Solea solea chromosome 2, fSolSol10.1, whole genome shotgun sequence encodes:
- the LOC131450049 gene encoding neuronal membrane glycoprotein M6-b-like isoform X2 — protein sequence MGCFECCIKCLGGVPYASLVATILCFSGVALFCGCGHVALTGTLTMLENHFSTVTTDHATLTTVIQIFQYIIYGIASFFFVYAIILLAEGFYTTSAIKKELQSDFKTTACGRCITAFFMFLTYILALAFLAIFCFTAIPVFLFFNMWNTCAAMRSPDFYNNITGITTTLDSICVDVRQYGIIPWNATPGKACGATLGDICDTSEFYLSYHLYIVAFAGAGATAIALIHYLMILAANWAYLRSAVSTHEYQDIKTKDDQDVEAEARSKDGQNSSSYS from the exons GATGCTTTGAGTGCTGCATCAAATGTCTGGGCGGGGTTCCCTACGCCTCCCTGGTGGCCACCATCCTTTGCTTTTCCGGCGTGGCTCTGTTCTGCGGCTGCGGCCACGTAGCGCTGACAGGCACGCTGACCATGCTGGAGAACCACTTCTCCACAGTCACCACCGACCACGCCACACTCACCACGGT GATCCAAATCTTTCAGTACATCATCTACGGCATCGCCTCCTTCTTCTTCGTGTACGCCATCATCCTGCTGGCTGAGGGTTTTTACACCACCAGTGCCATCAAGAAGGAGCTGCAGAGCGACTTCAAGACCACCGCCTGTGGACGCTGTATCACTGCCTTT TTCATGTTCCTGACCTACATCCTAGCGCTGGCCTTCCTCGCCATCTTCTGCTTCACGGCGATCCCCGTGTTCCTCTTCTTCAACATGTGGAACACCTGCGCTGCCATGAGGTCACCGGATTTCTACAACAACATCACCGGTATCACCACCACGTTGGATTCCATCTGTGTGGATGTCAGGCAGTATG GTATTATTCCCTGGAACGCGACACCGGGAAAAGCTTGTGGAGCTACACTGGGAGACATCTGTGACACGAGTGAG TTCTACCTTTCCTACCATCTCTACATCGTTGCTTTCGCCGGAGCCGGAGCCACCGCCATCGCATTG ATCCACTACTTGATGATTCTGGCAGCCAACTGGGCCTATCTGAGGAGTGCCGTCTCCACACACGAGTACCAGGACATCAAGACCAAGGACGACCAGGACGTAGAGGCCGAGGCGCGCTCAAAAGACGGCCAgaactcctcctcctactcATAA
- the LOC131450049 gene encoding neuronal membrane glycoprotein M6-b-like isoform X1, giving the protein MDGTKPAMESNAEDTQDEGQESKGCFECCIKCLGGVPYASLVATILCFSGVALFCGCGHVALTGTLTMLENHFSTVTTDHATLTTVIQIFQYIIYGIASFFFVYAIILLAEGFYTTSAIKKELQSDFKTTACGRCITAFFMFLTYILALAFLAIFCFTAIPVFLFFNMWNTCAAMRSPDFYNNITGITTTLDSICVDVRQYGIIPWNATPGKACGATLGDICDTSEFYLSYHLYIVAFAGAGATAIALIHYLMILAANWAYLRSAVSTHEYQDIKTKDDQDVEAEARSKDGQNSSSYS; this is encoded by the exons GATGCTTTGAGTGCTGCATCAAATGTCTGGGCGGGGTTCCCTACGCCTCCCTGGTGGCCACCATCCTTTGCTTTTCCGGCGTGGCTCTGTTCTGCGGCTGCGGCCACGTAGCGCTGACAGGCACGCTGACCATGCTGGAGAACCACTTCTCCACAGTCACCACCGACCACGCCACACTCACCACGGT GATCCAAATCTTTCAGTACATCATCTACGGCATCGCCTCCTTCTTCTTCGTGTACGCCATCATCCTGCTGGCTGAGGGTTTTTACACCACCAGTGCCATCAAGAAGGAGCTGCAGAGCGACTTCAAGACCACCGCCTGTGGACGCTGTATCACTGCCTTT TTCATGTTCCTGACCTACATCCTAGCGCTGGCCTTCCTCGCCATCTTCTGCTTCACGGCGATCCCCGTGTTCCTCTTCTTCAACATGTGGAACACCTGCGCTGCCATGAGGTCACCGGATTTCTACAACAACATCACCGGTATCACCACCACGTTGGATTCCATCTGTGTGGATGTCAGGCAGTATG GTATTATTCCCTGGAACGCGACACCGGGAAAAGCTTGTGGAGCTACACTGGGAGACATCTGTGACACGAGTGAG TTCTACCTTTCCTACCATCTCTACATCGTTGCTTTCGCCGGAGCCGGAGCCACCGCCATCGCATTG ATCCACTACTTGATGATTCTGGCAGCCAACTGGGCCTATCTGAGGAGTGCCGTCTCCACACACGAGTACCAGGACATCAAGACCAAGGACGACCAGGACGTAGAGGCCGAGGCGCGCTCAAAAGACGGCCAgaactcctcctcctactcATAA